The following coding sequences lie in one Glycine soja cultivar W05 chromosome 16, ASM419377v2, whole genome shotgun sequence genomic window:
- the LOC114390662 gene encoding TMV resistance protein N-like encodes MFSIYTKGVYFNGFIINFFFGSYGEKTHTVSCLLSRASSRIHFLHSMASSSSNSYSKVNDVFLNFRGEDTRKTFVSHLYAALSNAGINTFIDHKLRKGTELGEELLAVIKGSRISIVVFSANYASSTWCLHELVEIIYHRRAYGQVVVPVFYDVDPSDVRHQTGAFGQRLKALMQKSKPIDFMFTSWKSALKEASDLVGWDARNWRSEGDLVKQIVEDISRKLDTRLLSIPEFPVGLESRVQEVIEFINAQSDTGCVVGIWGMGGLGKTTMAKVIYNKIHRRFRHSSFIENIREVCENDSRGCFFLQQQLVSDILNIRVGMGIIGIEKKLFGRRPLIVLDDVTDVKQLKALSLNREWTGTGCVFIITTRDVRLLNVLKPYHRVHVCRIKEMDENESLELFSWHAFRQAHPREDLIKLSMDIVAYCGGLPLALEVLGSYLCERTKEEWESVLAKLRKIPNDQVQEKLRISYDDLDCEEKNIFLDICFFFIGKDRVNVTEILKGCDLHAEIGITILVERSLIKLEKNNKIKMHNLLRDMGREIVRQSSLEEPEKRSRLWVHQEVLDLLLEHTGTKAIEGLALKLQRTSGLHFNTKAFEKMKKLRLLQLDHVQLVGDYEYLNKNLRWLCLQGFPLQHIPENLYQENLISIELKYSNIRLVWKEPQLLQRLKILNLSHSRNLMHTPDFSKLPNLAKLNLKDCPRLSEVHQSIGDLNNLLVINLMDCTSLSNLPRRIYQLKSLQTLIFSGCSKIDMLEEDIVQMESLTTLIAKDTAVKEMPQSIVRLKNIVYISLCGLEGLARDVFPSLIWSWMSPTANLRSCTHSFGSMSTSLTSMDIHHNNLGDMLPMLVRLSKLRSILVQCDSKFQLTQKLSKVMDDLCQVKFTELERTSYESQISENAMESYLIGMGRYDQVINMLSKSISEGLRTNDSSDFPLPGDNYPYWLACIGQGHSVHFQLPVDSDCCIKGMTLCVVYSSTTKNMAEECLTGVSIVNYTKCTIHIYKRDTIISFNDEDWQGVISNLRPSDNVEIFVVLGHGLTVVKTALYLIYDDESITVKMEPSPNVIMESSSNMKTDPSPNVKMEPLSNMKSEPSMKPKKNIFARLIQRMGECTCMR; translated from the exons ATGTTCTCTATCTATACCAAAGGGGTTTATTTTAAtggatttattataaattttttctttggttCTTATGGAGAAAAAACACACACCGTGTCTTGTCTTCTAAGTAGAGCATCGTCTAGAATTCATTTCTTGCACTCAATGGCGTCTTCATCTTCCAACAGCTACTCCAAGGTCAACGACGTGTTCTTGAACTTCAGAGGAGAAGACACGCGCAAGACTTTCGTGTCTCATCTGTATGCTGCCCTCTCTAATGCAGGAATCAACACTTTCATCGATCACAAGCTTCGCAAGGGAACGGAGTTGGGAGAGGAACTGTTAGCAGTCATAAAAGGGTCTCGGATATCCATCGTCGTTTTCTCGGCTAACTATGCTTCATCAACTTGGTGTCTTCATGAGCTGGTCGAAATAATTTACCACCGTAGAGCTTATGGCCAGGTGGTTGTGCCTGTATTTTACGATGTTGATCCATCTGATGTACGTCATCAAACGGGTGCTTTTGGACAACGCTTGAAAGCACTTATGCAAAAAAGTAAGCCCATCGACTTTATGTTTACGAGTTGGAAGAGTGCACTCAAGGAGGCTTCAGATTTGGTCGGTTGGGATGCCAGAAATTGGAG GAGTGAAGGTGACCTAGTGAAGCAAATTGTTGAGGACATTTCTAGAAAACTAGACACCCGGCTGTTGTCTATTCCCGAATTCCCAGTTGGATTAGAATCCCGAGTGCAAGAAGTAATTGAGTTTATTAATGCTCAATCAGACACAGGTTGTGTTGTAGGGATTTGGGGAATGGGTGGCTTGGGTAAAACAACCATGGCCAAAGTTATCTACAATAAGATTCACCGGAGATTCAGGCATAGcagtttcattgaaaatattaGAGAAGTTTGTGAAAATGATAGTAGAGggtgtttttttttgcaacaaCAACTTGTTTCTGATATCCTAAATATTAGAGTCGGGATGGGGATAATTGGGATCGAGAAAAAACTTTTTGGAAGAAGGCCCCTTATTGTACTTGATGATGTGACTGATGTTAAGCAATTGAAAGCCCTATCTTTAAATCGTGAATGGACTGGTACAGGATGTGTGTTCATCATTACAACCAGAGATGTACGCCTACTTAATGTACTTAAACCTTATCACAGAGTCCATGTTTGTAGAATAAAGGAAATGGACGAAAATGAGTCCCTTGAGCTTTTCAGTTGGCATGCTTTTAGACAAGCACATCCAAGAGAAGACTTGATTAAACTCTCAATGGACATAGTTGCTTACTGTGGAGGACTACCACTAGCTCTTGAAGTCCTTGGATCTTACTTATGTGAGAGGACAAAAGAAGAATGGGAAAGTGTGTTGGCAAAActaaggaaaattcccaatgacCAAGTacaagagaaacttagaataaGCTATGATGATTTAGATTGTGAGGAAAAGAATATATTCCTTGAcatatgttttttctttattggCAAGGATAGAGTCAATGTTACAGAGATATTAAAAGGTTGTGATCTGCATGCTGAAATTGGAATAACAATCCTGGTTGAAAGGAGCCTCATAAAGCTTGAAAAGAATAACAAGATCAAAATGCACAATTTGCTACGTGACATGGGAAGAGAAATTGTTCGTCAAAGTTCTCTAGAGGAACCTGAGAAGCGTAGTCGATTGTGGGTTCACCAAGAAGTGCTTGATTTGTTGTTAGAACATACT gGAACAAAAGCAATTGAGGGCTTGGCTTTGAAGTTACAAAGAACTAGTGGACTTCACTTCAATACTAAAGCAtttgagaaaatgaagaaattgagaCTTTTGCAACTTGATCATGTACAACTTGTTGGAGATTATGAGTATCTTAACAAAAACCTAAGATGGCTTTGTTTGCAAGGATTTCCTCTACAACACATACCAGAAAACTTGTACCAGGAAAATCTAATTtctattgaattaaaatatagtaataTTAGACTAGTATGGAAGGAGCCACAG TTGCTGCAGAGGCTAAAGATCCTCAATCTTAGCCATTCAAGGAACTTGATGCACACCCCTGATTTTTCAAAACTACCAAATCTTGCAAAACTCAATCTCAAAGATTGTCCAAGATTGTCTGAGGTGCACCAATCCATTGGAGACCTAAATAATCTTCTTGTGATAAATTTGATGGACTGTACAAGTCTAAGCAATCTTCCGAGGAGGATCTATCAGTTGAAATCTTTGCAAACTCTCATCTTTTCTGGTTGTTCAAAGATTGACATGTTGGAAGAAGATATAGTGCAGATGGAATCCTTGACTACACTGATTGCAAAAGATACAGCCGTAAAAGAAATGCCTCAATCAATTGTAAGGTTAAAAAACATTGTTTATATATCCCTCTGTGGACTTGAAGGATTAGCACGTGATGTTTTTCCTTCTCTCATATGGTCTTGGATGTCACCAACAGCAAATCTCAGATCTTGTACTCACTCATTTGGGAGCATGTCAACTTCTCTAACCTCCATGGATATTCATCATAATAATTTGGGTGACATGTTGCCAATGCTTGTTAGACTTTCAAAACTTCGAAGTATTTTAGTGCAGTGCGACTCTAAGTTTCAATTAACCCAAAAATTAAGTAAAGTTATGGATGACTTATGTCAAGTAAAATTTACAGAATTGGAAAGAACATCATATGAATCACAAATTTCAGAGAATGCCATGGAATCTTATTTGATTGGAATGGGACGCTATGACCAAGTCATCAATATGCTTAGCAAGAGCATATCAGAG GGATTGAGAACCAATGATTCAAGTGACTTTCCCCTTCCGGGTGACAATTATCCTTATTGGTTAGCTTGTATAGGTCAGGGACATTCAGTACATTTTCAATTGCCTGTGGATAGTGATTGCTGCATTAAGGGAATGACTTTGTGTGTTGTTTATTCATCAACCACTAAAAACATGGCAGAGGAATGTCTTACTGGTGTCTCCATTGTTAATTACACAAAGTGCACCATCCACATATACAAGCGAGACACAATAATTTCCTTTAATGATGAAGATTGGCAGGGCGTAATATCAAATCTAAGACCCAGTGACAATGTGGAGATTTTTGTAGTTCTTGGTCATGGATTGACGGTTGTGAAGACAGCTCTCTATCTAATATATGATGATGAGTCAATCACTGTGAAAATGGAGCCATCACCTAATGTGATAATGGAGTCATCGTCTAACATGAAAACAGATCCATCACCTAATGTTAAAATGGAGCCATTATCTAACATGAAATCAGAGCCATCCATGAagccaaagaaaaatatttttgctaGACTTATACAGAGAATGGGAGAATGTACATGCATGAGGTGA